One window of the Cryptomeria japonica chromosome 7, Sugi_1.0, whole genome shotgun sequence genome contains the following:
- the LOC131062387 gene encoding small ribosomal subunit protein uS3x encodes MATQMSKKRKFVADGVFFAELNEVLTRELAEDGYSGVEVRVTPMRTEIIIRATRTQNVLGEKGRRIRELTSVVQKRFNFPENTVELYAEKVNNRGLCAIAQAESLRYKLLGGLAVRRACYGVLRFIMESGAKGCEVIVSGKLRAQRAKSMKFKDGYMISSGQPVNEYIDKAVRHVLLRQGVLGIKVKIMLDWDPKGKQGPMTPLPDLVTIHTPKEEEEFALKPQLGKETEIIV; translated from the exons ATGGCAACTCAGATGAGTAAAAAGAGAAAG TTTGTTGCTGATGGAGTGTTCTTTGCTGAGCTCAATGAGGTTCTTACACGTGAGCTTGCGGAGGATGGATATTCAGGTGTAGAGGTTCGCGTGACGCCTATGCGAACAGAGATCATCATTCGTGCTACTCGTACACAGAATGTTCTTG GTGAAAAAGGGCGGAGGATCAGGGAGTTAACATCTGTAGTGCAGAAAAGGTTCAATTTCCCGGAGAACACTGTTGAGCTGTATGCAGAGAAGGTGAACAACAGGGGTTTATGTGCAATTGCCCAAGCCGAGTCTTTGCGATACAAGTTACTTGGAGGGCTTGCTGTCAGAAG GGCTTGTTATGGTGTACTTAGGTTCATCATGGAAAGTGGTGCTAAGGGTTGTGAG GTTATAGTAAGTGGCAAACTCAGGGCACAGCGTGCAAAATCAATGAAGTTTAAGGACGGATATATGATATCTTCCGGTCAACCAGTCAATGAATACATTGACAAAGCAGTGCGACATGTTCTCTTGCGTCAG GGTGTCCTTGGAATTAAAGTGAAAATAATGTTGGACTGGGATCCCAAGGGAAAGCAGGGTCCCATGACGCCACTGCCAGACTTGGTTACCATTCACACTCCTAAAGAAGAGGAGGAATTTGCCCTCAAACCCCAGCTCGGGAAAGAAACTGAAATAATTGTCTAG